The following coding sequences are from one Synergistaceae bacterium window:
- a CDS encoding PBP1A family penicillin-binding protein, translated as MQNTRKRPRKKRHKSFILRFFVFLLALLLLFLLLSVGLTSAGVAYYVVTISKELPTKDDILTHKNSEPSLVYDRNGKVIARLFIENRTSLQLNQVSPWMIRAILAAEDSAFYQHRGFRVTSILRALWMDLVKRDALQGASTITQQLARNLFLTQEKSIARKVKEIILSLRMEQLLTKNEILMEYLNTINFGRGAWGVETAAHTYFGCSAAELDVAQSAVLAGLVAAPGRYNPLSNLSRAKDRQNYVLRRMETLGWIDSNQRKRAYNEELAFKHIPNKIEEYNYAPYFVSHILFNELLPRYGTDRVYTGGLQIKTTLDLDLQESAQEAIRTLKSQGALVCLAAETGEVLALVGGKDFQESKFNRATQAFRQPGSSFKPVVYATALENDILPTDHFLDESLVFEDNGRKWSPKNSDGKYHGEVTVQKALASSYNTVAVRTAAYIGTQSIVDMARNMGITSEYLTSDLSVALGSASVTPLEMAVVFNCFSNGGKRTPPLMIREITAPDGTVLESHDPQSIQAINPETAYVLRSMLFDVIRGGTGSRASLTKAEAFGKTGTSNDFIDAWFIGGSPGLTTAIYAGNDNHKSLGRNQTGGVVAAPAWKIFMDFAVEHLGTPEKFEPAPAWVEVDQISICRTTGFKARSGCPVVKLYMPTGRGPSAECPLHGGNYDAAVIDPNAPRLFLIDQDEVPEDKDVPDTLTPQAPVDSTPQYIPQEPAPYHHDPSPAEELEERYQELLKQYGIE; from the coding sequence TTGCAAAATACACGAAAGCGACCGCGTAAAAAACGGCATAAAAGTTTTATTCTGAGGTTTTTCGTTTTTCTTTTGGCTCTTTTGCTGTTATTCTTACTACTTTCGGTTGGACTGACCAGCGCGGGCGTGGCCTATTATGTGGTGACAATTTCGAAGGAGCTGCCAACGAAGGACGACATTCTGACCCACAAGAACAGCGAGCCCAGCTTGGTGTACGACCGTAACGGGAAAGTTATCGCTCGCCTTTTTATTGAAAATCGCACGTCTTTGCAGCTCAATCAGGTATCGCCGTGGATGATTCGCGCCATTCTGGCGGCGGAGGACTCCGCGTTTTACCAACATCGAGGTTTTCGTGTAACCTCCATCTTGCGGGCCTTGTGGATGGACCTCGTCAAGCGCGACGCCCTGCAAGGCGCCAGCACGATTACCCAACAACTCGCTCGTAACCTCTTCCTCACTCAAGAAAAGAGCATCGCCCGCAAGGTCAAGGAGATCATCCTCTCCTTGCGTATGGAACAATTGCTCACCAAGAACGAGATCCTGATGGAGTACCTGAACACGATCAACTTCGGGCGTGGTGCCTGGGGAGTAGAGACGGCGGCCCATACTTATTTCGGCTGTTCCGCGGCCGAACTGGATGTGGCTCAGTCTGCCGTCCTGGCGGGGCTTGTCGCCGCGCCGGGACGGTACAACCCCCTAAGTAACCTTTCCCGCGCGAAAGACCGGCAAAATTACGTCTTGCGCCGAATGGAAACCCTAGGCTGGATCGACTCCAATCAAAGAAAACGCGCTTACAACGAAGAACTTGCCTTCAAACATATACCCAACAAAATCGAGGAGTACAACTACGCACCTTATTTCGTGTCTCATATTCTTTTCAATGAGCTTTTGCCTCGGTACGGTACGGACCGTGTGTATACCGGTGGCCTTCAAATCAAAACAACCCTGGACCTAGACCTCCAAGAATCGGCGCAAGAAGCCATCCGTACCCTGAAAAGTCAAGGTGCTCTGGTCTGCCTCGCCGCCGAAACGGGCGAGGTGCTGGCTCTGGTGGGAGGCAAGGATTTCCAAGAAAGTAAATTCAACCGGGCCACCCAGGCCTTTCGGCAACCAGGCTCCAGCTTCAAGCCCGTTGTTTACGCCACCGCTCTGGAAAACGATATTCTGCCCACGGACCACTTTCTGGACGAGTCGCTCGTTTTCGAAGACAATGGACGAAAATGGTCACCGAAAAATTCCGACGGGAAATATCATGGAGAAGTCACGGTACAAAAAGCGCTGGCCAGTTCCTACAACACCGTAGCCGTCAGGACCGCCGCCTATATCGGGACGCAATCTATCGTCGACATGGCGCGCAACATGGGCATCACCTCGGAGTACTTGACGAGCGACCTTTCCGTCGCTTTAGGGTCCGCTAGCGTAACACCTCTGGAAATGGCCGTGGTCTTCAACTGTTTTTCCAATGGGGGAAAACGCACACCGCCCCTCATGATCCGAGAAATCACCGCGCCGGACGGAACGGTTCTGGAGTCTCATGATCCACAGTCCATACAGGCGATTAATCCTGAGACGGCTTACGTCCTGCGTTCTATGCTATTCGACGTCATCCGCGGCGGGACGGGTTCTCGCGCGAGTCTTACCAAAGCCGAAGCATTCGGCAAGACAGGAACGTCCAACGATTTCATCGACGCGTGGTTCATCGGAGGATCTCCGGGTTTAACCACCGCCATCTACGCGGGCAATGATAATCACAAGAGCCTTGGACGGAACCAAACGGGGGGCGTCGTCGCTGCGCCAGCCTGGAAGATCTTCATGGATTTCGCCGTGGAACACTTGGGAACGCCTGAAAAATTCGAGCCTGCTCCGGCGTGGGTCGAGGTTGACCAAATCTCTATTTGCCGCACGACGGGCTTTAAAGCCAGGTCGGGGTGCCCTGTCGTGAAGCTGTACATGCCCACGGGACGGGGACCGTCCGCCGAATGTCCCCTGCACGGTGGAAATTACGACGCCGCTGTGATAGACCCCAACGCGCCTCGCCTCTTCTTAATCGACCAAGACGAAGTCCCTGAAGACAAGGATGTTCCCGATACCTTAACTCCGCAAGCTCCCGTGGATTCCACGCCTCAGTATATTCCCCAGGAGCCCGCTCCTTATCACCATGACCCCAGTCCGGCCGAAGAGCTCGAGGAGAGGTACCAGGAACTTCTGAAGCAGTATGGAATAGAGTGA
- a CDS encoding dynamin family protein has protein sequence MTHISGKTFQEEHIWQKFLTLTREGVIDFDFETRQIRCSPQLIRNLKLTPETLPRTLEQWSELYHIEDYAKSQELRYLLFESEEEAFSLERRLYCGDGHYRRLRMDAVCFRDPMGKIQRLIGVETVLPQDANDQREEMLMRLTEMERRLALSREENARAAFVMGMANAIPDLLFFYELNGDLTFHNAAFANVLSRNPDLTEWAIRVAKKSAGSQSEEQRSYEDAYGRLRDLRTLLVPFSQGATKGVIGISSDVTELEEMEADMTRLKRLLGKISLSEKKTNPETETEIEIKTETEVEIEVETDKEKPSSSDFSSSSSAFSSREGVDLNSNYGKEVGKRLEDALNALSDPRIEKLFPARREQIETLLRAAERAELEVGVIGITSSGKSTFINAMMGEQLLPEETQATTNLVIRCRKGEERSVTVVLQNGERKRVLGLQLTAGWMEGLASERLNPANKKAVAFLEWTSPAAAVPEGLVLVDTPGLDACDFPEHSEMLLRQLLLTLDVVIYVTSIRNPLKAADLESLEAVLEQDQKVIFLLSQIDMERDDTEAGKVVFSRERKLSAYVQELRRDIEKNFPKECPLGNSTIIPVSSKLAMRHFYDRESAAWQASNFGFSIKQLETFQVNLNRCRIEARAKRAFMLLSRTALDVELALKSASSEKTEEKAESEARARREKVHALRDAQRWVNAEIAAVRNEWRRSLDPQYHMDCLKKAIESANTLKGIQNRYERWGKEWEELSAQITFRMDRARRSCRDILQKHDLVSGDCFQRALDDKSELPSFSRYVFYEAQEVRVRGWFENLEFWPRYEVFSRREVDRNKMLAGVGMLLSERLRLLNEHLSWWEARMKEDYCDLLYEELRREEAALVDVDHVVADASASREALSRALENLRDAEKGIEELTKSAIDLLASEHSEDLETSDPNVVFTGQEIWKSDWEKSSKNEPEEKEEREQGIFAPLLATFHEQNIQSRFLELDGLRRSRRIVLLGLRRHDSLGFLSRLAHDLAMSDTLGAENEEAWLACGSTLPALPYVPLDVPDSLLRQLEVLVAPSDGLCNLEGSFHVDWDDLFTEWLPIVHLDIARIDSGLSDLARAPYMRALAHADSWIAASGQGALFNGRLSDLLTDVPERMDLFTRSRECGERVEWFVYENYDARYTDFMLWGRNLEQGSDETLLQKWAASGHDFKFPFTKLRLRFALEGARRKKKSVANFHIENRGTA, from the coding sequence ATGACGCACATTTCAGGTAAAACTTTTCAGGAGGAACACATCTGGCAGAAGTTTTTGACCCTCACCCGCGAAGGCGTCATCGATTTCGATTTTGAAACGCGGCAAATTCGCTGTTCCCCACAGTTGATTCGGAACCTCAAATTGACGCCTGAAACTCTGCCCCGTACCCTTGAACAATGGTCCGAACTCTACCATATCGAGGACTACGCGAAAAGCCAGGAGCTTCGCTACCTCCTCTTTGAGAGCGAAGAAGAGGCTTTTTCCCTGGAGCGGAGGCTTTATTGTGGCGACGGACACTACCGTCGGTTGCGGATGGACGCCGTGTGCTTCCGGGATCCAATGGGAAAAATTCAACGCCTGATTGGCGTGGAGACGGTCCTTCCTCAGGACGCTAACGACCAAAGAGAAGAAATGCTCATGCGTCTGACGGAAATGGAGAGACGCCTCGCGCTTTCGCGAGAGGAAAACGCGCGAGCGGCTTTCGTGATGGGCATGGCGAACGCGATCCCCGATCTTTTGTTTTTCTACGAACTCAACGGTGACTTGACGTTCCACAACGCGGCTTTTGCAAACGTCCTGTCCCGCAACCCCGACCTGACGGAGTGGGCGATTCGGGTCGCCAAGAAAAGCGCGGGTTCTCAGTCGGAGGAACAACGCTCCTACGAAGACGCTTATGGAAGGCTTCGAGACCTGCGAACGCTCCTCGTTCCCTTTTCTCAAGGCGCAACTAAGGGGGTCATCGGAATTTCCTCCGACGTGACCGAACTTGAAGAGATGGAAGCGGATATGACCCGTCTCAAGCGCCTATTGGGGAAAATCTCGCTTTCCGAAAAAAAGACGAACCCTGAAACTGAAACCGAAATTGAAATTAAAACTGAAACTGAAGTCGAAATTGAAGTCGAAACGGACAAGGAGAAGCCTTCTTCTTCCGATTTCTCTAGTTCTTCTTCCGCTTTTTCTTCCAGAGAGGGCGTTGATCTGAACTCGAACTACGGAAAAGAGGTCGGGAAACGACTGGAAGACGCCCTAAACGCACTGTCGGATCCGAGGATCGAAAAACTTTTTCCAGCTCGGCGAGAACAGATCGAGACCCTGCTTCGCGCCGCGGAAAGAGCGGAGCTGGAGGTGGGGGTCATCGGCATCACCAGCAGCGGAAAATCCACCTTCATCAACGCCATGATGGGTGAGCAGCTTTTGCCCGAGGAAACTCAGGCGACCACTAACCTAGTGATCCGCTGTCGCAAAGGAGAAGAGCGGAGCGTAACCGTCGTTTTGCAGAACGGCGAGCGCAAGCGCGTCCTGGGACTACAGCTCACCGCCGGGTGGATGGAAGGCTTGGCCTCCGAGCGTTTGAACCCCGCCAACAAAAAAGCTGTCGCTTTTCTGGAGTGGACGAGCCCCGCCGCCGCGGTCCCAGAAGGCTTGGTCCTCGTTGATACACCGGGGCTGGACGCTTGTGATTTCCCGGAGCACTCCGAGATGTTGTTGCGCCAATTGTTGCTCACGCTGGATGTAGTGATTTACGTGACCTCCATAAGAAATCCGCTCAAGGCGGCCGATTTGGAATCTTTGGAGGCTGTCCTGGAGCAGGACCAAAAGGTCATTTTCCTACTATCCCAAATCGACATGGAGCGAGACGACACAGAGGCCGGGAAGGTGGTTTTCTCGCGAGAGCGGAAACTCTCCGCTTACGTTCAAGAACTTCGCCGGGACATCGAAAAAAATTTCCCCAAAGAGTGTCCTCTCGGAAACTCCACCATTATCCCTGTTTCCTCGAAGTTGGCGATGAGGCATTTTTATGACCGAGAATCCGCCGCGTGGCAAGCCTCGAACTTCGGCTTTTCAATCAAACAGTTAGAGACGTTTCAGGTCAATTTAAACCGTTGCAGGATCGAGGCCCGAGCGAAACGCGCCTTCATGTTGTTGTCGCGAACGGCTCTTGATGTGGAACTGGCGTTGAAAAGCGCTTCCTCAGAGAAAACCGAAGAAAAAGCCGAGTCCGAGGCCCGTGCGCGGCGGGAAAAAGTTCACGCTCTCCGCGATGCTCAACGTTGGGTTAACGCGGAGATTGCCGCCGTGCGCAATGAATGGCGCCGTTCACTCGACCCCCAATATCACATGGATTGCCTGAAGAAGGCGATAGAAAGCGCCAATACTCTTAAGGGAATCCAAAACCGGTACGAGCGCTGGGGAAAGGAGTGGGAGGAGTTGAGCGCCCAAATAACCTTTCGGATGGACAGAGCCCGCCGTTCTTGCCGCGATATTTTGCAAAAACACGACCTCGTGTCTGGGGACTGCTTTCAAAGAGCCTTGGACGACAAAAGCGAACTGCCTTCCTTTTCCCGGTACGTTTTCTACGAGGCGCAGGAAGTGCGAGTCAGAGGCTGGTTCGAGAACCTGGAATTTTGGCCCAGGTATGAGGTTTTTTCCCGGCGGGAGGTGGATAGGAATAAAATGCTGGCGGGCGTGGGGATGTTGCTTTCCGAACGTCTGCGTTTGCTAAACGAACATCTTTCCTGGTGGGAGGCTCGCATGAAAGAGGATTACTGCGACCTTCTTTACGAAGAATTGAGACGTGAGGAAGCCGCTCTGGTCGATGTCGATCATGTCGTCGCGGACGCGTCGGCCTCGCGGGAAGCGTTGTCGCGGGCTCTAGAAAACCTGCGCGACGCCGAGAAAGGAATCGAGGAACTGACGAAATCGGCAATCGATCTGTTGGCGTCCGAACACTCCGAAGATCTCGAAACCAGCGATCCCAATGTCGTTTTTACGGGACAGGAAATCTGGAAGTCGGACTGGGAAAAGAGCTCAAAAAATGAACCGGAGGAAAAAGAAGAGAGGGAGCAGGGGATTTTCGCGCCTCTTTTGGCCACGTTTCATGAGCAGAACATCCAATCTCGCTTTCTGGAACTCGACGGCTTGCGCCGAAGTCGCCGGATCGTTCTGCTGGGCCTGAGACGCCATGACTCTCTGGGTTTTTTATCCCGCCTAGCCCATGACCTGGCGATGAGCGACACACTGGGAGCAGAGAACGAGGAAGCGTGGCTTGCCTGCGGTTCAACGCTCCCCGCGCTACCTTATGTCCCGTTGGACGTTCCCGATTCGCTCCTACGTCAACTGGAGGTTCTAGTGGCGCCCAGCGACGGACTCTGTAACCTTGAAGGCTCTTTCCACGTGGATTGGGACGATCTTTTCACGGAGTGGTTGCCCATTGTCCACCTCGACATCGCGCGTATCGATTCGGGTTTGTCCGACTTAGCGAGAGCTCCCTACATGCGCGCCCTCGCTCACGCGGATTCCTGGATCGCGGCGTCCGGGCAAGGCGCCCTCTTCAATGGCCGCCTGTCCGACCTGCTGACGGACGTTCCAGAGCGGATGGATCTATTTACCCGAAGCCGGGAATGCGGGGAGCGAGTCGAGTGGTTCGTCTACGAGAATTACGACGCGCGTTACACGGACTTCATGCTCTGGGGAAGGAACCTCGAACAAGGTTCCGATGAGACATTGCTGCAAAAATGGGCCGCGAGCGGACACGACTTTAAGTTTCCGTTTACGAAGCTTCGGCTACGTTTTGCCCTGGAAGGGGCGAGGCGCAAGAAAAAATCTGTCGCGAATTTTCATATCGAAAACAGGGGTACGGCATGA
- a CDS encoding DNA-binding protein, which yields MEITQVDNIVTVSGLLHHIRSEKKNDKYFLFSIKQETPWYDGTTRKDFLVSRAFIPTVRETVRSLPEGTPLKVQGSLHSSLGSGEMYIYAQEVETIV from the coding sequence ATGGAAATTACGCAAGTCGACAACATCGTCACAGTATCGGGATTGCTGCATCACATCAGAAGCGAAAAGAAGAACGACAAGTATTTCCTATTTTCCATCAAACAGGAGACGCCCTGGTACGACGGAACCACCCGCAAAGATTTTTTGGTCTCCAGGGCGTTCATTCCCACGGTGCGAGAGACAGTTAGGAGTCTTCCCGAGGGAACGCCGCTAAAGGTCCAAGGATCTCTTCACTCCTCTCTGGGCAGTGGAGAAATGTATATTTACGCGCAAGAAGTGGAAACGATAGTATAA